One Kaistella polysaccharea DNA segment encodes these proteins:
- the dnaN gene encoding DNA polymerase III subunit beta, translating to MKFIVSSSELQKALQTVSGVISNSQSRPILENFLFEIEKDILKVTASDGETTLITSLEVKSDAEGKIAVPAKIFQEFVKTYGEQPLTLSVKDAEDGNGKLLEILDEKDNFAVALDHAEDYPEIPEFDAAQKVVISAGILSEALNNTLFATSNDSLRPVMTGVLFQFKEDETNFVSTDSHRLVVYKRTDLINAEPVEFIMPKKPLSIFKSILASSNEDVSIEFNENMAKFTFGNNIWICRLIDGKYPNYSAVIPKENPNTLTINRNLLLSSIRRASIMSNKSTNQVRFKLSGNILHLHAEDTEFANKADMQIPCDYNGEDINIGFSSKFLTEMLSVLSADDITMKMSQPNRPGIIEPVDGLEKEEKILMLSMPVIGM from the coding sequence ATGAAATTTATTGTTTCCAGTAGTGAATTGCAAAAAGCCTTGCAAACCGTAAGCGGAGTTATTTCTAACTCGCAGTCACGGCCCATTCTCGAGAACTTTTTATTTGAAATCGAAAAAGATATTCTTAAAGTTACGGCCTCAGATGGTGAGACAACTTTGATCACTTCACTAGAAGTAAAATCGGATGCTGAAGGTAAAATAGCTGTTCCCGCGAAAATATTTCAGGAATTTGTAAAAACCTACGGAGAGCAACCGCTTACTCTTTCAGTAAAAGATGCAGAAGACGGAAACGGTAAATTACTTGAGATTTTAGATGAGAAAGATAACTTCGCAGTAGCTTTAGACCACGCGGAAGATTATCCGGAAATTCCAGAATTTGATGCAGCACAGAAAGTGGTAATTTCTGCCGGAATTCTTTCTGAAGCTTTGAACAATACGCTATTCGCGACGAGCAATGATTCGCTAAGACCAGTAATGACAGGAGTTCTTTTCCAATTTAAGGAAGATGAAACTAACTTCGTTTCTACAGATTCACATCGTTTGGTCGTTTATAAAAGAACGGATCTGATCAATGCTGAGCCAGTAGAATTCATTATGCCGAAAAAGCCTTTATCCATTTTCAAAAGTATTTTGGCGTCTTCAAATGAAGATGTTTCAATTGAATTCAATGAGAATATGGCAAAATTTACCTTCGGAAATAATATTTGGATCTGTCGATTGATAGACGGAAAATATCCGAATTATTCTGCTGTAATTCCAAAAGAAAATCCAAATACATTAACAATAAACCGAAACCTTTTGTTGAGCTCCATCAGAAGAGCTTCCATTATGTCTAATAAATCGACAAACCAAGTTCGTTTTAAACTGTCGGGAAATATTTTACATCTTCATGCTGAAGATACCGAATTTGCAAACAAAGCAGACATGCAGATTCCTTGTGATTACAACGGTGAAGATATTAACATCGGTTTCAGCTCTAAATTTTTGACGGAAATGTTATCTGTTTTATCAGCAGATGATATTACGATGAAAATGTCGCAGCCGAACAGACCTGGAATTATTGAACCTGTTGATGGTCTTGAAAAAGAAGAAAAAATCTTGATGCTTTCAATGCCTGTCATTGGAATGTAA
- a CDS encoding DUF2490 domain-containing protein, with product MLKRIFILIGFLFLLKVSAQKENLSSYNVITIEYKINPKWFVYGEGQLRGISDFAYPDYYELKGGLGYKITPNHKPLIGIGRYVNYQNHSLEKEEFRVWLQDVYALRSGRFKFENRVRAEKSWFYSPKTDEHSDRIRLRYRLNISAPLNSEKVEPGTISANIYDEVFFITTYDPLFARNRVFGGFSYQIDPIFSISTGYLWQREFAQKGNKNLHFLYLGLSVNIDPAANDKNEISLPK from the coding sequence ATGTTAAAAAGGATTTTCATTCTTATAGGTTTTTTATTTCTACTGAAAGTTTCTGCCCAGAAGGAAAATCTCTCCAGTTACAATGTCATCACCATTGAATATAAAATTAATCCAAAATGGTTCGTATATGGTGAAGGGCAACTTCGTGGAATATCTGATTTCGCCTATCCTGATTATTATGAATTAAAAGGTGGTTTAGGATATAAAATCACTCCGAATCACAAACCATTAATTGGAATAGGACGCTATGTAAATTATCAAAATCACTCTTTAGAAAAAGAAGAATTTCGCGTTTGGCTGCAAGATGTTTATGCTTTAAGATCCGGGCGCTTCAAATTTGAAAATAGAGTAAGAGCGGAGAAAAGTTGGTTTTATTCCCCAAAAACGGATGAGCATTCGGATCGCATTCGTTTGCGTTATCGTTTAAATATTTCTGCACCGTTAAATTCAGAAAAAGTAGAACCTGGAACAATATCTGCCAATATTTATGATGAAGTTTTCTTTATTACAACTTATGATCCCTTGTTTGCAAGGAACCGGGTTTTCGGGGGTTTTAGTTACCAAATCGATCCCATTTTTTCAATAAGTACAGGATACCTTTGGCAAAGAGAATTTGCGCAAAAAGGTAATAAAAATTTACATTTCCTTTACCTCGGATTATCAGTAAATATCGATCCAGCAGCAAATGATAAAAATGAGATTTCCCTTCCGAAATAA
- a CDS encoding TonB-dependent receptor plug domain-containing protein, whose product MKKLTTSLLVFATMIHFSAQEKESNIAEVTVQGKFLELPITKVNENITVISKAEISASPAKSVEELLATVTGFDIRRRGGNGVQADISLRGSTFEQVLILVNGVRINDSQTGHNSMSLPFDLSAVEKIEIIKGPAARRFGQNAYAGVVNIITKPSAEDVINISGSGGDFETYNLGLSAQFGTEKFSNFFQANTSSSEGYRYNTDYKINNIFYQNQFQIAEGKLKFQAGFQEKKFGANGFYSSPAATEQYEETQASLVSLGFEKKYNRINLNSNLYWRRGQDLYLFNREKPEIYRNMHIGNNVGAELNGSFSSNLGTTGLGVEFRKEFLASNNLGHRERFLTQVFFEHHFSLLQNKLQISPGISWANYDNVGDFFYPGLDIGFDFNENHKIYGNIAKVNRIPSFTDLYYVSKTERGNPDLKPENALSSEIGYRFQKNNFLGKVSVFNRNSENSIDWVKENANDIWRAENIGEITTNGLEVEVSQRFNAFISSYSLGYTFIDSKAKEPQNLISRYVMENLKHQFVAKVENRFLGKFTNQLIYRYNERVTTGSYQVLDEKLSYDYKNLNLYVLVNNITNTKYTETFGVPMPSRWFHIGFTYKIGL is encoded by the coding sequence ATGAAAAAACTCACTACAAGTCTTTTGGTTTTTGCGACAATGATTCATTTCTCAGCGCAGGAAAAAGAAAGTAACATCGCAGAAGTTACTGTTCAAGGCAAATTTCTAGAACTTCCGATTACGAAAGTCAATGAAAATATCACTGTAATTTCTAAAGCTGAAATAAGTGCTTCGCCCGCAAAAAGCGTTGAAGAACTTTTAGCAACCGTCACTGGATTTGATATTCGCCGCCGAGGCGGAAATGGCGTACAGGCTGATATTTCTTTGCGTGGAAGTACTTTTGAGCAAGTTTTGATTTTGGTAAATGGTGTGCGAATCAATGACTCCCAAACAGGCCATAATTCAATGAGTCTTCCTTTTGATCTTTCAGCGGTTGAGAAAATCGAAATTATAAAAGGTCCTGCTGCAAGGCGCTTCGGCCAAAATGCGTACGCAGGCGTTGTAAATATTATCACGAAACCGAGTGCTGAAGATGTAATTAATATTTCTGGAAGTGGCGGTGATTTCGAAACTTACAATTTAGGTTTAAGTGCGCAGTTCGGAACTGAAAAATTTTCTAACTTTTTTCAGGCAAATACTTCTTCCTCCGAAGGTTATCGCTACAATACCGATTATAAGATTAATAATATTTTTTACCAAAATCAGTTTCAGATTGCCGAAGGAAAACTGAAATTTCAGGCGGGATTTCAGGAAAAAAAGTTTGGTGCAAACGGATTCTACTCGTCGCCTGCAGCAACTGAACAATATGAAGAAACGCAAGCTTCACTTGTAAGTCTTGGATTTGAAAAAAAGTACAATCGAATTAATTTAAATTCAAATTTATACTGGCGTAGAGGGCAAGATCTTTATCTTTTCAATCGGGAGAAACCAGAAATTTACCGGAATATGCATATCGGAAATAATGTTGGGGCTGAACTTAATGGTTCATTTTCTTCAAATCTTGGAACGACAGGTTTGGGCGTTGAATTTCGAAAGGAATTTTTGGCGAGTAATAATTTGGGACACCGCGAACGATTTTTAACGCAGGTTTTTTTCGAACATCATTTTTCTTTACTTCAAAATAAATTACAGATTTCACCTGGGATCTCTTGGGCAAATTATGACAACGTGGGCGATTTTTTCTATCCCGGTTTAGATATCGGATTTGATTTTAATGAAAATCACAAGATTTATGGAAATATCGCAAAAGTTAACCGAATTCCTTCCTTCACCGACTTGTATTATGTAAGTAAGACTGAAAGAGGAAATCCAGATTTAAAACCCGAAAATGCGCTTTCTTCAGAAATTGGCTATCGTTTTCAGAAAAATAATTTCCTTGGAAAAGTAAGTGTTTTTAACCGAAATTCTGAAAATTCAATAGATTGGGTAAAAGAAAATGCGAATGATATTTGGCGAGCAGAAAATATTGGTGAAATTACCACAAATGGGTTGGAAGTAGAAGTGAGTCAGAGATTTAATGCCTTCATTTCTTCTTATTCATTAGGTTACACTTTTATTGATAGTAAAGCCAAAGAGCCGCAGAACTTAATTTCAAGATACGTCATGGAAAATCTGAAACACCAATTCGTGGCAAAGGTAGAAAACCGGTTTCTAGGAAAATTTACGAACCAATTAATTTATAGATATAACGAAAGGGTTACAACGGGAAGTTATCAGGTGCTGGATGAGAAATTGAGTTATGACTATAAAAATTTAAATCTTTACGTTTTGGTAAATAATATCACCAATACAAAGTACACGGAAACGTTTGGTGTGCCGATGCCCAGTCGATGGTTTCATATTGGATTCACCTATAAAATCGGCCTTTAG